atgaatccggtttacagcttttatttgtgtccgtcagtccgagtatttttcaaactcaacacaatgaatgaaacttagtattcagactcacttgtaacatagtaataaaaaaaataatgcaagttatatatatatatagatatataaaacagaaaagtgtggaatagcctcgcCAAACGAAAGACTGTTTAGGTTTACAGAGAATCTGTTACATGCATTATTCCTGGGtaatttcaccccagcagtgtcttctaggTCAGaccatgttactggctgaaagtcaAGAATGGAATCAGCTGGTTGGTTAGTGACAAAAAAAGAAGGGGTGAAGTGATCATGTTAGTGCAAAATGTgtgtttactataacatgtttttctttcaaaactgcacaacgGGTAAAATGTctgcaattattttgttagctataatcaCTTTAAGAACTTTTCtctaaacatgtttatttattttttttgtttggcagCATTGCGCCCTGTTCtcaaaggatatatatatatatatatatatatatatatatatatatatatatatatatatatatatatatatatatatataatgaagcgTCCCCTTTAGCCAGGTCTGCAGTAGGTTTCATTACACAGACGCTTCAAGATGCCACAGTCCTCTCAGCAGGTTCGCTCCCACTCAGGGTGCTCACTCTGCTCTCTGGTGGACAGAAGCGAAACAACCACATTCTTTAAGGGTGTCCTTATACATAACGCGATATAACCTTTTGAGAGGGAATTGAAGATAGCATTTCCACGAATGGGGTGGGGGGTCGGCAAAAGAAGGAGTTTAAATCCTCAAAAATGGAAACGTGGCTGGAGCCACgatttgaataagtgattaaatgattaattaaggctccagccacaagcgtataaataaggtgatcacgggtgttagttagTTTTTCGAGTTAATGGTGGTGTTAGAGGTACgtggtgtgtgttttcatgttCCTTGTCGTTTTATATAAGTGAGTTTTTGTACAGTCTGTTATTTTGACCTGtgtcattttgtttgttaatgtgtttttgtttgtgtctgtttagtgttttgtttatttattattattattattattattattattattattaataaacgtGTGCTTTAACGCTTCACCGTACCTTCTGTGCccgagtctcccttcctggtaaACCACCATTGCCATTGAGACGTTGTCCTGTCACACAAACACTTCACTAATTATAaaggttttgtgtttttacatatTGAACTAGTAATTATTGGTAATTGTACTGAGACAAAAAAAACATCTACTTTTAAAGTCCATTTCTGAAGACAGCAGGTAACGTCAATCAAAAGAATTAGGTGGAGAGAGCCTCAAATAAAGTTGCATATACcgtactttttaaaagtatattcTATTTTTCGTTTTATTAGTTCCAGTGTATATCTTGGGGGCAGAGTTTATCAGAAGGGCAACAGACTTCATTATGCAGTACTTCTGAGTGCCATAATTTCTAACTTGTGTTTCCTAAACAATGTTCATATGCTGATGcttttctgccttttttttttttttttttttttttttttttttaagaacgtcATTATTACTTAAAGAATTTGTATTATCTAAATAAAGAGGCAGTCACCCCTGTAGAAAAGGGGTAACAATCCAGTTTAGGACTGACAGAATTGTCACTGCAGCTGTAATGTTCACTACCGTATATGAGCAGACATACTTTATGCTAGTAACATAcaccctcccaccaccaccaccacagctGTAAAATCCAAATTCGAACTTGTAAGGTTCAATTACTTCTTAAAAAACACAAGTCAGTCTCCTTCAGGCAATTTCAATTAAAAGTggtttattcaggaacaaagcaaaacaatactGTAAGCAAAATGACAGTTCTCAGCAGATAGAATCTTGAGCCCCAAAACAGTAGACATTGATATGCTGGGCAGGTTACATCCCACATCCTCATATTCTGATATTCTCTGTATCTATTACTTTAATAAGTAGAATACTGTTGGGGGGATTCCATGTTCGTTCCAGCACTACAttcatttttgatattgtattcaCAATGGTTGACATACCATTAGCCTGATCTGCACCGTGCACACCAACATATTAAAAAGACAAGAACAAACCGTGGATTGAATTTTATTTACAGCAACTTGCAGTGCAGCTGTACGTTTTGTATGCATGGAGCACGTGCACAAGACCAAATGCAGtaaatacacccccccccccgcctcccgcCTCCAAAGTGGTTAAATATACTTCATCATAAGGACGCCTGctaggaaaataaataatacataacatCAAACACATTTATTCATATGGTTTAACCAAACAAGGCTCGCAAAGCATTTATACAATTTTTATCTTCACTATGACTGTAAAGCGAATATTACATTTACATAGTGCAATTTGTTTACCCAGTCCAATGCATGCCCGTTTTAAATGTTTTGCAGAAAGAAAGACTACCCATAAGCAAACCTGGAGAGGTACAAAGAACAACAAAACATGGAAATTTGTGACTTCCATCATAAAGAAGTAACATTGTTTTCAACATACAATGACAAAAGTTCTATAGTGCTTTTTCTTCGCATATCTATTATCTGGTTTTGTGGCTTTGCACCACCAAGTGCAACAAATGcttaaaaacagaatttgcatagtacagttaaaaacaaacagtagaaTAAAACAGCAATTTATGATACAGCTACTATTTTAAATTATCTAAAAATAGGTGAAACggtagccgtatcagtccagagacGATAGACAAAGAGGAGGagaggtgataccttttattggactaaataaaaaataatgaaatcacaagctttcaagacttcagaggtctcttcttcagaCAAGGCCTGAAAGCTTGTGATTTAATCATTTGTtatttagtccaataaaaggtatcacctctCCTCTTTATCTATCAAATTATCTACAGAAATGAGTCaaataccacccccccccccaatatttcCTTACTATAAACTGTACatgcacacacaaataaaatgtatactttaaTATCCTGACATAGTCTAATTTGGCAAATGATAAACCACATGGCAGAAGGCCTTTCGTATGCAAATTGCACATAAAGCTGTGGAGTTCAAATGATGAAATGTGCCttggaaataaaaacatttacctGGATGTAGCAGTGAAAACAGCATATTTTTTTTGTGGGATGAGGCTGTTGATGGGGTAGGATACATTTCCCTCAGGTTGACCTAATTGTCATATCTACTGTAACAAAGCTGACGCAGACCATTTaatagacaaaaacaaaacataagcaaCCAGTGTCTAGCAAAAGTATGGTACATTGATTGCCTGAATGTATGCTGTAgttacatacaaaaataatgtataaagcaCATGGGGTTCCCTTCAGAATGGAATTCTAGTGCAGTAACAGTTATTTTCCAAGttctattataaaaaaaaattaaaacttttaaaaaaaaaattatttcccTGACAacaccacactttttttttttttaattttgagaaACTGGTCTATTATTATCAGTAACTATTGAATCTTGGAAAGATATCCACCATATATTTCTCAAAATAATTTTTCATTATCAAGTTTGCAACACATCAAATTTGCTATTTTACAACACCAAGGTGTGGAACAGCCCTAAAAAGTCACTCTTGGACTGTAAAGCCTTATGTTACTACTGTCAAGTTTTCAAGCAAAAGTCATGCAACAAGAAACTTCAGTGCAGTAAATACCTgccaataattaataataatattgttttacaAGGTTTAAAAGAATGCTGTATTAAATCTTCAGTCCCACAAACAAACATGTTCAGCTTGGTAGAACTTACAAACTGGATGGACTTATGTTATCATACAAGCATGCAtacaatgcaaccagataggcatTGGTATAAACGacaaaggaggctgaatgaccGATCAAGCTGCATGACTATGTTTTTGCTAGTTACAACTCCAATGGTAAATTAAATGTGGCCTTTTTCCACGTATGGTACAGTTTTAAAGCCTTCCAAACCATAataatatgagtattgcattactgtgctgttatGCACCAGATaaagggtgtagatagcaggtgtacacattaaACTCATTTTTAGAGttatttcagacttacgaacaacctccattaccaaggtgttcgtaactctgagatTCTACTGTACAATATACTGTAATTCCATAAGTAAGAAGTTAAAGTCCTGGCACAACCATGTAGGGTAGTTAAATAAATTGGCTTGTGGCATAATCGGTAAGTTAAGAACACAAGGAAAGAGTGCAAGACTTAAACTATCGGTTGTTTTGCAGtgcaaactgaaaaaataaagccATTTTAATGTACGTTTGGTTACTGGTGGGTAAAAGTGCATTTCAAATTACACGATTGATAGCTCTAAACAACTCAGAAAGAaagacattttcattttgaaGATCTGATTCCCTAGATTACATCAGTTGCTCCAATAGATCACCTCTGGTATCGCTCAAGTGTCAATGTGACGACTCCTGACAGAGGCAGATTAGAAATTCACAAAttggatttaattatttttgattgaTTGGAATTAAATAAGTATGGGTTAAAATAATCTCTACTGGGAGAATATGGGTAACCTGTCACAGGAAGATATACAGTTCTAAGTAACTGGAGTGCTGACAGGtaacaagtattattattaatgtatttttttttgtttgtttttactgtattcaTGGGTTAGAAAAACCTCCAAATTGTTAAATCAGTCCATATAGTGTCCTACGGGGTATtcgtttttatttataaatagaaATTAAATTATCCCCCCATATAACCCAATATATACCATGTGTTTCAAAAGTCCTGGCCCACAGTGAGTTTATGCTTCTTTTGTCTTGTTGCAGGTGAGAAAATGTTTGTCAatggtacagtatataatgtagTGGGCCAGGATGTTTTGAAATACCCTGTATTTCAGCCTATTAGAAGTTACACCACTCAAATACAGGTAGGTAAATGGCTTTTGCGATTGTACTGTGCTTATGTGGGGGTTTAAATATCAATTTATTAGAATGAGGTAAAACAGTAATATTAATAGTAAAATAAGACTTCTTTTTTTCCCATTTGACAGAACCCCTGAATGCATTCTACCCAATTAAtgcatcgtcatcatcatcgtcCTGCAGCTCCAGGCGTGCGAAGGAGCGAGACGAGGACGGCCCTTTGTTCTTCATGATGATAATCAGGCACGTTAGAGTGGTCAGCACCATAAAGACACCAATGACTATCCCTATGACTTCTGGAAGGTTAACACACCATTGGCTGGCAAGCATACACTTTGTGTTGGTGAAAGTGCCATTGTTGGGTTGCTCTTCCAGTCTCAGCAAGTGGCATATTAGCGAGTAGATGTCCACGGTGTTGATGCTGTTCAGTCTGTAGCCCTTGCGAAAGGCAGGGCCATGGGCTGCCAGAAAAGGGTGCATGCTGGGTAAAGTGTTGTCATAGCCATGATCGCCGACTGGAGGGAGAAAATTAAAACCGCTTTTTATTATTTAGCTTTTGTTTTAGATAATACaatgcactccgtttataagaaatCACATCCGTCCCGGGTGTTTTGAGTCTTataaattatttattcttaaaagcggaccgatatgattactgtggtgcagactCAAACTTATTATGAGAATGATAAGAGCTTGTTCTGTGGCAGTGTAATGgcttgaccactagatgtcacgagttcccgcatgtatgcacggCCACGAcaaatccacagctgcttttcctTAACGAATTAAGGATAATAGTCagttggttaactgcttgttaaagttaatgacacctcaatagaaatggcttagccgatagctttgtgatgggggtatagaggagtaaggaagcagaagtaacagaaagaaaccaaaactcaagtaagagatctagtgtttgttccacacgaagtactgtttagttagtgctccagctgagagctaggtttattttgtttgttttattagtggtTGTTTCACCACCGcaatgtaagaaaaataaaaccaacaccagtttaaaactgtaaatcaagacacCAGCCTGATAATTAACACTGCCCTCGGCCActctgtcacattacaattagcaaaagcgtgccatcagcagtttaaatacagtatacagatggcAAGATGtacaatcactgaggacaatacatcaaaacaagtcctcgtgggtaagcagcttgttatatgatcacgattatttttattgaagtctgcagaatcctattttactacagtatacttgagaagcgatcgtctcgtgagggtgcctagttcaACTGCCGTGCAGTGTTACGTGTagtggcctttgaattaaaatatcattacagtacagtattttactgtcacgactaccactgcatttaagcatctgtggcttacttattttcagttgtgATGCAATTCTTATAattattcttataagcggatcgcttgattcttacaagcggattattttgtattggttagtataggaatgatttggtcccagtgattttgatcactatatgtggttgattcttatatcagtgattcttataaatggagtgcactgtaataataataataataataataataataataataataataataataataataataatgaatatttaaatagcaAATACTGCATGGTTGGTAAAACCAACACGATTTAAGTTCATCCttgtacatttgttttgtaataatatttaggaaactacaaaacaaaaacaaggagaTTGAACATCGGCaaatataactaaataaaattaaaataaaataaaccacagaTACATTTAGTAAGAATACTTACACCGGGGAAGTGATCCATTTCGAACAATAGTCCACCCTTCATCAGCAACAAGGATGATGGGCTGGATCCTCCTATTGTTCTTGTAATGCAACCTATCTGGAATGTCCTCCTTCATGTACGCTTTCATATGAGGGCTACACTTCTTCAGCAAATCATAGACGTAAGTTacatctgtaaaaacaaaatacattttaaataaaagtttgtaatgttttcatgaaGGCTCCGGACTAATGCAATATGTAGAGTGTTTTATTTTCCGATAAGTAATGCATTTTTCTTTGGATTAGGAGATGAACTTTCTTTAAGAGTAAACCACATACTGGATACTTACAGGACTAATATTCATAATATTGTcattacaaaaaaactaaacaaaaaaaagtgctggTATAAATCGATTGCTTTCGAGTACACATACATAGATTAGGGAAATGTAATGTAGATCTTCTCAGTTTTGTAAACTGTATTTGTAATATCTAGTTGGAAGTACTGAGAAAATCTAAATAACTAGGtttcttctttattattactACCACGAATGTCTAGCCTCTTTAACTGCTTATGAAATCTGACCTGGATACACAACCAAGAGAAACATGCTTACTGGTCAGTGGTAAAATTGCAGAAACAGGAGTCATATCCACCAAGGTGTAATTTTTTGGACCAATGCAGTCATCAAGCCGTATAAGCTTGTCAGGGGCACACTGGACCATTCCATGATCACTCGTAATGATGATATTAATGTTGCTCCACAGCCCTGTCTGTTTGAGTTTGTCAATCAGGTAGCCAATGTGATCATCCACTTGTTTCAGAGCCTTTGTCATTTCCTTTACATTATCTGGTCCATATAAGTGGCCGGAGTAGTCTGGCTCCTCCCAGTATAATGTTGCAAACTTCACTAAATCTTGGCTAAGCCATTTTGTAAGGTTGTCAACTCTCTCTTGAAATGGCACATTATGCTGatactttaaaaaatatgaagCAGTCAGATTGTGAATCTTAATATCGGTCCCAGGCCACATGGCTGCAGCACTCTTGTAACCTTTCTGCTGAATGGATACCCAGAGTGGTGTGGCCTGCTCCCACCAAAACGAATCAGAATCGTTGCTTAAAGAGAATGTTTTATTTGCATCCGGATCATACATATTGCTCGAGAGAATGCCATGGCTTTCAGCATAACGGCCAGTAACTATGCTATAATGGTTGGGGAAAGTTTTGGTAATAAAGACGTTAGAGACATGGTCCACAAGGACGCCATCAGAAAAGAACTTCTCAAGGTTTGGAAAGCTGTACTTCTTTAAGTAATCTGCCCTGAAGCCATCAAACGAGACAAGTAGTAACGGGGTGACAGTGCTGTTCCCCAACACAGTGTCGTTCTCAGTGCCATGCCCATGACATGTAGAGAATCCAGAAAAAACAATGAGCACAATTAAAAAACAGCAGGCTGGCATTGTGGAGAATTGGAGCTTCTTTTTCCTGCTGATTGTTCCTCTTCTGCTGTAGTACCttcaaataaaacacaagtattcaatgttttaatgcaaagGACTAGACAATATAACAGAATAGCATGACAATCTGTACGTTATGATTTATATGAAAACGAATACAGTATTGAAAGTCAATAACTCTGACGTGATCATTATACAGGGTCATAAAATTAAAATGGCATGTTCAGGAAGTTTTGAAATAATTTCTTAAGTTACAGGCATAACTGCTACCTAATTAATTTGTACAAAATGCTACTAGTAGTATTTCAGAACATGTACACTATTTAACTTTTCAGGTTTATGCATTTGCTAAAGAGTTTAAGCTTCACTTAAGAAATTTACGcttctataatttttttttaaagtaacatatAATAATTACTGGCCAATACATTACCAAAAAATGCAACTGggtaaaacatgtattgtaatccttttttaaaactacatgaTGCCTTATCTCCCAGAagtaatatacatatacattgcAGGAGAAACTTCTTTTCACCCAGCAGAATACAAAACCTTATTAGACACAGTATTAGTGCCATCATACAGCAATATCGAACACAAGGATGCTTGTCATATTGTCCCATTTCCAAAACTGGTTGGTACAGCATTTTTCTAAACAGGGTCTCATACTCAATCTTTGTCCAGTTTGGTGTCAAAACTGAATTTAGAGTTTACTGTAGCTGATCTATATAAATGTATCCACCAGCatacagatatttttttatttattgtggcaTGCAACTGACAATACAGCCCAAGACCAAAataaggtaaaaataaaatacaagtaaaCATCTGGTTTCATTGTCATCATTTGTTGACTAGTTTATCATTTATAAATAATCAATCTAAATTTGTTCATACActacccactcgatatatcgagGGTGTTGGGGTCCAGTATAAAACCGCTATATATTGAGCGCCGCGATATAGCAAGAGacccaaagaaaaacaaataggctaataacaaatactgtacaaccactccctcatttatcgggggcgtcagggtccaatatgaATCCTCTATGCAACCCCCTTTTTCTCAttcttcatataaaaagcagcactcCATTTTAATTTatactgtggagggtaattgcttctcatcaacttaagtctccaattcatttcatgagtcttcctctcctttctcaaatgcacaaatccgctgcattgaaaaaatccattcacaatatatatatacatatacatatacactaccggtcaaaagttttagaacacccccatttttccagtttttattgaaatttaagcacttcaagtccagtgaataacctgaaatggtacaaaggtaagcggtaaactgccagaggttaaaaaaaaaagtttaggttaccaaaaactgaaaaataatgtacatttcagagttatacaaaaaggcctttttcagggaacaagtaatgggttaacaacttacagccgttctgcagcaatggaagtaaattaagccttgaaagttgatgctaacaattcctccaggtgtcccaacttttgttgattacttacaaaccctctgtctgtataaaagcagtgttggaacagactgtgttactacaccctcttaagcattatttggacagtattgtactgcaggaagtagtatattgctctcataatggcgagaaaaaggcaattaacaaaggaagacagacagaccattataacccttaaaagtgtaggtctttcctttagagaaattgcaaaaaaagccaaggtgtcagtgagtacagtttcctacaccatcaaaaggcacttggaaactggaggaaactctgacaggaagaggtctggcagacccaaagccacaacagaatcagaagacaagtttctgagagtcaacagcttgcgtgataggcggctcacaggacaacagcttcaagtacagcttaacactggtcgaagtaagcaagtctcagtttcaactgtgaaaagaagacttcgagctgcaggtttgacaggtcgagtggcagtaagaaagccattgctaagatggcaaaataagaaaaagaggcttgcctgggccatgaagcaccgccagtggactactgaagactggaagaaggtcttatggaccgatgaatcaaaatttgaaatcttcggttcatcacgcagggtttttgtacaccgtcaagtaggcgaaaggatggttcctcggtgtgtgacaccaactgtcaaacatggaggaggaagcgtgatggtctggggctcttttgctggatccagagtcggcgacttgcacagagtgagtggcaccctgaaccaaaactgctaccacagcattttgcagcgccatgcaataccctctggtatacgcctagttggtcaggggttcatcctacagcaagataataacccaaaacatacctccaggctatgtctgaactaccttagaagaaaagaacaagacggtaggcttcaaatcatggaatggccagcacagtctccagacttaaaccccatcgagctggtttgggatgaactggacagaagggtgaaagcaaagcaacctacaagtgcaacacatttgtgggaacttctgcaacagtgttgggaagaacttatatatatatacacacatacacacatgtatatatatatatatatatatatatatatatatatatatatatatatatatatatatatatatatatattgtttgtgatgtgcagtacaaaataaaatgaacagtaattctaagtgcctatgtatagtgcagctaaggcatacgcagttagacagtaaaaatggggagccagctccaggaccgcgatatgtgtatgctttaaaacagcatacttttttttttttccccccctgaaTCGAGTGTCCAGCAAGGCACAATAACACaactgtaaatcctttgcaactgtaaatttcaagaactgtgGAAACtataaagtctctcaaatgtaaacatctaacattatatACATctagctgttcatcattgtgatgccgagcactctccattgcctgacaaAGTTTCTATttcgaattttttttttcttttcaaagctttGTTATTTGTACTGGTTACAGCAGTTCGCAAACTATAGTTGAGCAAACACACTGCAGACCaaacaactcatttgaccactatcgTTATTACACTTCAGCCAGGCCCAGCAGCAGCATGAATGCTGTGGGGGGGAATTCACTTATTTAGGGCTGCTCATTttggaaaaaacaaatcaattagctcgtattctctactattttacttcactgtgatgacaataaacaacaaacaaacaaacaaacaaacaaacaaacaaacaaataaataaatatgatagCATAATATTATCAACTATCCACACACCACGAATTACCACAGCTCTTTccggaatgtttttttttttcttttaaattattattattaccgcattAGCAACAACAGGGTGTCTCAGCAACAGTACTTGAAACAAATACAATCATACATCGAGTAGGCCCTCTAATAAagagattgcaataaacagattcccACACAGACCAAGTTACTGTGAATGTACATAGaatgcttactttcaactgactattaaatactgaatataaaaaagCAGACTCATGTAAACAATCCGACAAGGCGACCCTAcaggggtttccaaacaccagaagcaactagacatttttaaattattattattattattattatgaaacacatggcatagagggttttaaaaacgctttaattacaggacacagacaagCGCTATATTTAACTCTTGTTAACAGGGTGACAGACTTTAGTAAAAAcaccctgaatatttattttttgccaaattaccctttgtattttttcattatgaaagtttgtttttaaattggatatttttataccattttatttttacaatggaaaagtgacctatattttatttttgtaacatatTATGTGCAAATCACCCAGAAAacatatatttgtgtttgtttgaattaacatttcatcaacataataggctctctgtatttattttttgctgttttatgaatgagtGTGAAATTGTCTTGGTGCCCTTTAattggatttatattttgcctttctgccccctagaactgccttagtgcc
This sequence is a window from Acipenser ruthenus chromosome 6, fAciRut3.2 maternal haplotype, whole genome shotgun sequence. Protein-coding genes within it:
- the LOC117411568 gene encoding bis(5'-adenosyl)-triphosphatase enpp4-like; translation: MPACCFLIVLIVFSGFSTCHGHGTENDTVLGNSTVTPLLLVSFDGFRADYLKKYSFPNLEKFFSDGVLVDHVSNVFITKTFPNHYSIVTGRYAESHGILSSNMYDPDANKTFSLSNDSDSFWWEQATPLWVSIQQKGYKSAAAMWPGTDIKIHNLTASYFLKYQHNVPFQERVDNLTKWLSQDLVKFATLYWEEPDYSGHLYGPDNVKEMTKALKQVDDHIGYLIDKLKQTGLWSNINIIITSDHGMVQCAPDKLIRLDDCIGPKNYTLVDMTPVSAILPLTNVTYVYDLLKKCSPHMKAYMKEDIPDRLHYKNNRRIQPIILVADEGWTIVRNGSLPRFGDHGYDNTLPSMHPFLAAHGPAFRKGYRLNSINTVDIYSLICHLLRLEEQPNNGTFTNTKCMLASQWCVNLPEVIGIVIGVFMVLTTLTCLIIIMKNKGPSSSRSFARLELQDDDDDDALIG